The following are encoded together in the Oncorhynchus masou masou isolate Uvic2021 chromosome 5, UVic_Omas_1.1, whole genome shotgun sequence genome:
- the vasna gene encoding vasorin a encodes MAPFLLPLLLLLSSSSSVLSSDCPEDCSCQAQGSIFCIQRRSTVVPRDLPSSVKHLYVFQNGINTLAQDDFTGLGELEMLDLSQNKLTEVPDGVFETLSSLRNLDLSANYITHIAKDSFSGLVQLERLYLHGNRIKSIQSEAFEVLEDLLELKLQGNQLTGLPMLRLPRLLLLDLSFNSLPTLGPQDLQTPHLESLKVAALGLTTLDSDLMASLGNLQDLDVSQNQLEGMPKALKATRGLIKLSLAANPIGELRNEDFQSLVGLQELDLSGLNLQGLPQGFLQLFPRLGHLTAAENPFNCLCPLAWFPGWLKEKNVDMGRTEETRCHFPPVNAGKVLAELDHQDFGCPPTTTVMTNALGEGSTSAPPIPTTSPGNTHTNAIPPPPPFPSDEPSSTETDIESRPPPPASPTTAFRDEGHICPPNICLNGGTCRFDPLGQLGCLCPRGTMGLYCENLESSNHNQPPLQTSAPDVLATMVAPIVTSDPNDISSRQVTSTSILLDLHQFLETRPHIRGIKLTYRNLSGPDRRPMSLSVPASYPEYTLRGLRPNCTYSVCASPLAERVNGGGGGGGSPTEGGSCMEARTEGGPQASSLEPQVDDQSQLTYTLIPALAALALVTGVAVVAILVLFLRRRRAHMALEGGEMGPMELEGLKACLENGVENGGTLPHKGADIAPCHTSIPTQPQNGGSSHPLPQNGSLEYEAPLMKGQGPCPSNNNVASLKPSYF; translated from the exons atggcgcccttcctcctccccctcctcctcctcctctcctcctcttcctctgtcctctccagtGACTGTCCAGAGGATTGCTCTTGTCAGGCCCAGGGTTCCATCTTCTGCATCCAGCGTCGTTCCACCGTCGTCCCCCGCGACCTCCCTTCCTCTGTGAAACATCTCTACGTCTTCCAGAACGGCATCAACACTTTAGCCCAGGATGACTTCACAG GCCTGGGGGAACTGGAGATGCTGGACCTGTCCCAGAACAAACTCACGGAGGTCCCGGATGGGGTCTTTGAAACGCTATCTTCGCTGAGGAATCTCGATTTGTCCGCAAACTACATTACCCACATCGCCAAGGATAGCTTCTCCGGATTGGTGCAACTCGAGAGGCTGTATCTCCACGGCAACCGCATCAAGAGCATCCAATCGGAGGCCTTCGAGGTTCTGGAGGATCTTCTGGAACTGAAGCTCCAGGGGAACCAGTTGACCGGTCTCCCAATGCTCCGTCTGCCCAGGCTTCTCCTCCTTGATCTCAGCTTCAACTCTCTCCCGACGCTGGGTCCACAAGACCTCCAGACCCCCCACCTCGAGTCGCTCAAAGTGGCTGCGTTGGGGCTCACCACCCTGgactcagatctgatggcctccCTGGGGAACCTCCAGGACCTTGATGTGTCCCAGAACCAGCTGGAGGGGATGCCTAAAGCATTGAAGGCCACCCGGGGGCTTATCAAGCTCAGCCTGGCTGCAAACCCCATTGGGGAGCTCCGGAACGAGGACTTCCAG AGCCTGGTGGGTCTCCAGGAGCTGGATCTCAGTGGGCTGAACCTCCAGGGCTTGCCCCAGGGTTTCCTCCAGCTCTTCCCCAGGCTGGGGCACCTCACAGCGGCCGAGAATCCCTTcaactgtctctgtcctctggccTGGTTCCCTGGCTGGCTGAAAGAGAAGAATGTGGATATGGGACGCACAGAGGAGACAAGGTGCCACTTCCCACCAGTGAATGCTGGCAAG gtgcTGGCGGAGCTGGACCATCAAGATTTTGGCTGTCCACCTACGACCACTGTCATGACGAATGCCCTAGGGGAGGGGAGTACTTCTGCACCCCCCATTCCGACTACATCCCCTGGAAACACACATACCAACGCCATCCCCCCACCTCCGCCATTCCCTAGTGATGAACCATCCTCAACGGAGACAGACATTGAGAGTCGTCCCCCTCCTCCAGCTTCTCCGACTACCGCTTTCAGGGATGAGGGCCACATCTGCCCGCCGAACATCTGCCTCAATGGGGGTACGTGCCGCTTCGATCCTCTGGGACAGCTTGGATGTCTCTGTCCCCGCGGAACTATGGGCTTGTACTGCGAGAACCTGGAGTCGTCTAACCACAACCAGCCACCTCTCCAAACCTCCGCCCCCGATGTTTTGGCAACCATGGTTGCCCCCATTGTAACCTCTGATCCCAATGACATCAGTTCCCGTCAGGTGACCTCCACGTCCATCCTCCTCGACCTGCACCAGTTCCTCGAGACGAGGCCGCACATCCGCGGGATTAAGCTGACCTACCGGAACCTCTCAGGGCCCGACCGGCGCCCCATGTCCCTCAGCGTCCCCGCCTCGTACCCAGAATACACCCTCCGAGGGCTGCGGCCCAACTGTACCTACTCGGTGTGCGCCAGCCCCCTGGCAGAGAGGGTGAACGGgggtggaggcggtggaggtAGCCCTACCGAGGGAGGGTCTTGTATGGAGGCTCGTACCGAGGGAGGTCCCCAAGCTTCATCCTTGGAGCCCCAGGTGGATGATCAGAGCCAGCTCACCTACACCCTCATCCCAGCCTTGGCTGCTCTCGCCCTGGTCACGGGGGTGGCGGTGGTGGCCATCCTGGTTCTGTTCCTCCGGAGGAGACGGGCTCACATGGCGCTGGAAGGGGGTGAGATGGGACCAATGGAACTGGAGGGCCTTAAGGCTTGCCTGGAGAACGGCGTGGAGAACGGGGGCACCCTACCCCACAAGGGAGCGGATATCGCCCCCTGTCACACCTCCATCCCGACCCAGCCACAAAATGGCGGATCGTCACATCCCCTTCCACAAAATGGTAGTTTAGAATATGAGGCCCCCCTCATGAAGGGACAGGGGCCCTGTCCATCGAATAATAATGTGGCATCCTTGAAGCCATCGTATTTCTAG